Proteins encoded in a region of the Scrofimicrobium sp. R131 genome:
- a CDS encoding SDR family oxidoreductase: MGTALVTGATSGLGREFCWQLAAAKHNLVVVARNESRLEELAEELRQVAAIKVQVLRADLAEPEDLARVCQRLEQNEPEIGGPVGLLVNNAGFGLGKRFLNDTLDRELYGLEVMVRAVMVTSHFAGRAMVDRGHGAILNVSSVAADTGMGTYSAHKAWVRAFSEGLAEELHGTGVTCTVVCPGLVQTEFHERMGTDMSEVPDFAWAPADQVVSQALDAVRRGQVIVTPTALYKVVNGAARVAPRGVVRAVTRLLPHV, from the coding sequence ATGGGTACAGCACTAGTAACGGGCGCCACGTCTGGACTGGGACGTGAATTTTGCTGGCAATTGGCTGCGGCCAAACACAATTTGGTGGTTGTTGCTCGCAACGAATCCCGACTCGAAGAGTTGGCGGAAGAGCTGCGACAGGTGGCGGCGATCAAAGTACAGGTCCTTCGCGCCGACCTGGCTGAGCCGGAAGACTTGGCTCGTGTCTGCCAGCGGTTGGAACAGAACGAGCCGGAGATTGGCGGGCCCGTGGGCCTGCTGGTCAACAATGCCGGGTTCGGCTTGGGGAAGCGGTTCCTGAACGACACGTTGGACCGGGAGCTCTATGGGCTGGAGGTGATGGTCCGCGCGGTCATGGTCACCTCCCACTTCGCTGGCAGGGCCATGGTGGACCGGGGTCACGGAGCTATTTTGAACGTGTCGTCGGTGGCAGCCGACACCGGGATGGGCACCTACTCGGCGCACAAAGCTTGGGTGCGGGCCTTCTCCGAGGGCCTGGCGGAGGAACTGCACGGCACCGGGGTCACCTGCACCGTGGTCTGCCCGGGTCTGGTTCAAACCGAGTTCCATGAGCGGATGGGTACCGACATGTCCGAGGTGCCCGACTTCGCGTGGGCGCCGGCCGACCAGGTGGTCTCGCAGGCCCTGGACGCGGTGCGGCGCGGACAGGTGATCGTGACTCCGACCGCCCTCTACAAGGTGGTCAATGGGGCAGCCCGGGTGGCTCCGCGCGGAGTTGTCCGAGCGGTCACCAGGCTGCTACCCCACGTCTGA
- a CDS encoding HAD-IIA family hydrolase translates to MTIELSKVTSKGEFGPVMAWLTDMDGVLIRENSAIPGAQDFLEELRRRELPFLVLTNNSIFTNRDLSARLAQSGLDVGEDQIWTSANATAAFLSQQSPRSSAYVIGSAGLTTALHNADYIMTEVNPEYVVLGETRTYDFNAITTAIRLIESGSKFVATNPDVTGPSDEGTLPATGAVAAMISAATGKSPYFIGKPNPVMIRAGLNKIGAHSETAAMIGDRMDTDILAGVEAGLRTHLVLSGSTTLEQVADYPYRPAWIHNSIADILALL, encoded by the coding sequence ATGACGATTGAATTATCTAAGGTAACCAGTAAAGGTGAGTTCGGGCCAGTCATGGCGTGGCTGACCGACATGGACGGGGTCCTGATCAGGGAAAACTCCGCCATTCCTGGCGCTCAGGACTTCCTGGAGGAACTGCGCCGACGGGAGCTCCCGTTTCTTGTCCTGACCAACAACTCGATCTTCACCAACCGTGACCTGTCGGCCCGGTTGGCCCAGTCCGGCCTGGACGTGGGTGAGGACCAGATCTGGACCTCCGCCAACGCCACCGCCGCCTTCCTTTCGCAGCAGTCGCCGCGCTCTTCCGCCTACGTGATCGGCTCGGCCGGCCTGACGACCGCCCTGCACAACGCGGACTACATTATGACCGAGGTGAACCCGGAATACGTGGTCCTGGGTGAGACTCGCACTTACGACTTCAACGCGATCACAACCGCGATCCGCCTGATTGAGAGCGGCTCCAAGTTTGTCGCCACCAACCCGGATGTGACCGGTCCCTCCGACGAGGGCACCCTCCCCGCCACCGGCGCGGTTGCCGCCATGATCAGCGCGGCTACCGGGAAGAGCCCCTACTTCATTGGCAAGCCGAATCCCGTGATGATCCGCGCCGGTCTGAACAAGATCGGGGCCCACTCGGAAACGGCAGCCATGATCGGCGACCGGATGGACACCGATATCTTGGCCGGGGTCGAGGCGGGGCTGCGCACCCACCTGGTCCTGTCCGGCTCGACCACGCTGGAGCAGGTGGCCGACTACCCGTACCGTCCGGCCTGGATCCACAACTCGATTGCGGATATCCTCGCGCTGCTGTAG
- a CDS encoding TrmH family RNA methyltransferase: MNDATHLPGEPEREVGVGPWTGPWPEGDHYDPDLLEAGDRRNVEDQYRYWRREAIQEAIAAKSLGLEVAIENLGHDFNIGSIVRTANALGVSAVHIVGRRRWNRRGAMVTDRYLPVDHFPEVDSFAKDADLRGRILIGIDNLPGSKPLELADLPREATLVFGEESAGLSPQMRDRCREIYHITQYGSTRSMNVGHAAAIAIWAWVIQHGPRQKQHLA; encoded by the coding sequence GTGAACGACGCTACTCATTTGCCCGGCGAGCCTGAACGGGAAGTCGGGGTCGGACCCTGGACCGGCCCCTGGCCCGAAGGTGACCACTACGATCCGGACCTGCTGGAGGCCGGCGACCGGCGCAACGTCGAGGACCAGTACCGCTACTGGCGACGCGAGGCGATCCAGGAGGCAATCGCCGCCAAGTCGCTGGGCCTGGAAGTGGCGATTGAGAACCTCGGACACGACTTCAATATCGGCTCGATCGTCCGGACCGCGAATGCCCTGGGGGTGTCCGCCGTCCACATTGTCGGGCGCCGACGGTGGAATCGTCGCGGGGCAATGGTGACCGACCGCTACCTGCCGGTCGACCATTTTCCCGAGGTCGACTCGTTCGCCAAGGACGCTGACCTCCGGGGGCGGATCCTGATCGGAATCGACAATCTGCCCGGATCCAAGCCCTTGGAACTGGCGGACCTGCCGCGGGAAGCCACCCTGGTATTCGGGGAGGAATCAGCCGGCCTCAGTCCACAAATGCGGGATCGGTGCCGGGAAATTTACCACATCACCCAGTACGGCTCGACCCGCTCAATGAACGTGGGTCACGCCGCCGCCATCGCCATCTGGGCCTGGGTGATTCAGCACGGTCCCCGGCAGAAACAACATCTGGCCTAG
- the fbaA gene encoding class II fructose-bisphosphate aldolase has product MPIASPEVYNEMLDRAKAGKFAYPAINVTSSQTLTAALQGFAEAESDGIIQVSVGGAEYWSGSTIKDRVAGTLAMAAYAREVAKNYPVTVALHTDHCAKQNLDSWVIPIMELEAAEVAAGREPFYQSHMWDGSAVPLDENLEIAQKMLKLAVASRTILEVEIGVVGGEEDGVVGEINEKLYTTAEDGLKTVEALGLGENGRYLTALTFGNVHGVYKPGHVKLRPEILGEIQTAVGAAHNAGDRPFDLVMHGGSGSTEEEIALAVANGVIKMNVDTDTQYAFTRPVADWMYKNYDGVLKIDGEVGNKKTYDPRAWGKAAEKGMADRVLEACQRLGSVGTKM; this is encoded by the coding sequence ATGCCAATCGCATCCCCTGAGGTTTACAACGAGATGCTCGACCGGGCGAAAGCCGGTAAGTTTGCGTACCCCGCCATCAACGTCACCTCTTCGCAGACCCTGACTGCCGCGCTGCAGGGCTTTGCTGAAGCCGAATCTGACGGGATCATCCAGGTGTCCGTGGGCGGCGCCGAGTACTGGTCTGGCTCGACCATCAAGGATCGCGTGGCTGGCACCCTCGCCATGGCTGCCTACGCCCGTGAGGTAGCGAAGAACTACCCGGTCACCGTGGCTCTGCACACCGACCACTGCGCCAAGCAGAACCTGGACTCCTGGGTCATTCCGATCATGGAGCTGGAAGCTGCCGAGGTGGCCGCTGGTCGTGAGCCGTTCTACCAGTCCCACATGTGGGACGGTTCCGCTGTTCCCCTGGACGAGAACCTGGAAATCGCGCAGAAGATGCTGAAGCTCGCGGTTGCTTCCCGCACCATTCTTGAAGTTGAGATCGGTGTCGTGGGCGGCGAAGAAGACGGCGTCGTCGGCGAAATCAACGAGAAGCTCTACACCACCGCTGAAGACGGTCTGAAGACCGTGGAAGCGCTGGGCCTGGGAGAGAACGGCCGCTACCTGACCGCCCTCACCTTCGGCAACGTGCACGGGGTTTACAAGCCCGGCCACGTCAAGCTGCGTCCGGAGATCCTCGGCGAGATCCAGACCGCGGTGGGCGCTGCTCACAACGCGGGCGACCGTCCCTTCGATCTGGTCATGCACGGTGGCTCCGGCTCGACCGAAGAAGAAATCGCGCTGGCGGTGGCCAACGGCGTCATCAAGATGAACGTCGACACCGACACCCAGTACGCCTTCACCCGTCCGGTCGCCGACTGGATGTACAAGAACTACGACGGCGTCCTGAAGATTGACGGCGAAGTGGGCAACAAGAAGACCTACGACCCGCGTGCGTGGGGCAAGGCCGCCGAAAAGGGCATGGCTGACCGGGTCCTTGAGGCCTGCCAGCGTCTGGGCTCTGTCGGCACCAAGATGTAA
- a CDS encoding ABC transporter substrate-binding protein, whose product MRTRTGIAAIAAVAALALAGCSDPGTTTDTQSEPQSDSGQSQAAAGMEITPFDISTISVQEDIAALVPQAIKDRGILRNGASTDYAPGEYRADDGQTPVGYDVDLVRALARVMGLEDGQTSHAEFPTIIPALGSKFDVGVSSFSVSPERIEQVNMISYVEVGSAYAVAAGNPKDFDPNNICGTTIGVQTGTYQHDYLLAQSDQCVADGKKAIEVMPLTVQTDVSTKVIGGQYDATLADSTVIGYTVKKSDGKLEQIGDVIESAPQGITVKKDDEALTEAIQKALQYLMDNGYLTQILAPYGADGAALTTAELNPAS is encoded by the coding sequence ATGCGCACTCGTACCGGAATCGCCGCGATCGCAGCCGTGGCCGCCCTGGCCCTGGCTGGCTGTTCAGACCCCGGCACCACCACCGACACCCAGTCCGAACCGCAGTCGGATTCGGGTCAGTCCCAGGCAGCGGCGGGGATGGAGATCACCCCCTTCGATATCAGCACCATCAGCGTGCAGGAAGATATCGCTGCCCTGGTTCCGCAGGCCATTAAGGATCGCGGAATCCTGCGCAACGGAGCTTCCACCGACTACGCCCCGGGCGAGTACCGGGCTGACGACGGCCAGACCCCGGTCGGCTACGACGTCGATCTGGTTCGGGCGCTGGCACGCGTGATGGGACTGGAAGACGGACAGACTTCTCACGCAGAGTTCCCGACCATCATTCCGGCCCTGGGCTCCAAGTTTGATGTCGGCGTCTCCTCCTTCTCGGTCTCCCCCGAGCGGATCGAGCAGGTCAACATGATTTCCTACGTCGAGGTCGGATCGGCCTACGCGGTCGCTGCCGGCAACCCGAAGGACTTTGATCCGAACAACATCTGCGGCACCACCATCGGGGTGCAGACCGGCACCTACCAGCACGACTACCTGCTGGCCCAGTCCGATCAGTGCGTGGCCGACGGAAAGAAGGCCATCGAGGTGATGCCGCTGACGGTTCAGACCGATGTCTCCACCAAGGTGATTGGCGGCCAGTACGACGCCACCCTGGCCGACTCCACCGTGATCGGCTACACCGTGAAGAAGTCTGACGGCAAGCTCGAACAGATCGGCGACGTAATCGAGTCGGCCCCGCAGGGCATCACGGTGAAGAAGGACGACGAGGCGCTGACCGAAGCGATCCAGAAGGCCCTGCAGTACCTGATGGACAACGGCTACCTGACCCAGATCCTGGCTCCCTACGGAGCTGACGGGGCCGCCCTGACCACCGCCGAGTTGAACCCGGCCAGCTAA
- a CDS encoding amino acid ABC transporter permease — protein MPSTIDGVELLHARPVPRPGRWVSAFLVLVIVALVIKGLITNPNFQWSLMGQWVFSKTIMTGVLYTLLLTVVAMVIGTVLAITMAVMRQSPNPVLRYVAMFYIWFFRGTPIYTQLIFWSLLPSLYPQISIAIPFGPELFSAQTVDLLRPLMMAFLGLGLNEGAYLAEIIRAGLLSVDKGQWEAATALGMNRGKIFRRIILPQAMRVIVPPIGNETISMLKTTSLVSAIPVTTELTFVASTKGQALFAPIPLLLAAAAWYLVITSLLMVVQHRIERYYGRGFDSRTKADKASSRQAAINSAPTTRDDPFLDVTP, from the coding sequence ATGCCTTCCACCATCGACGGAGTGGAACTCTTGCACGCCCGGCCGGTCCCCCGGCCGGGCCGCTGGGTGTCTGCCTTCCTGGTTCTCGTCATCGTCGCACTCGTGATCAAGGGCCTGATCACCAATCCGAACTTCCAGTGGTCCCTGATGGGACAGTGGGTCTTCTCCAAGACGATCATGACCGGGGTTCTGTACACCCTGCTGCTGACGGTGGTCGCGATGGTGATCGGCACGGTCCTGGCCATCACGATGGCGGTCATGCGCCAGTCACCCAACCCGGTGCTGCGCTACGTGGCCATGTTCTACATCTGGTTCTTCCGCGGAACCCCGATCTACACGCAGTTGATCTTCTGGTCCCTGCTTCCGTCGCTGTACCCGCAGATCTCGATTGCGATCCCGTTTGGGCCCGAGCTGTTCAGCGCCCAGACCGTGGACCTGCTCCGGCCGCTGATGATGGCGTTCCTGGGGCTGGGCTTGAACGAGGGTGCCTACCTGGCTGAGATCATCCGCGCCGGGCTGCTCTCGGTGGATAAAGGCCAGTGGGAGGCGGCCACCGCCCTGGGGATGAATCGGGGAAAGATTTTCCGCCGGATCATCCTGCCCCAGGCCATGCGCGTGATCGTCCCCCCGATCGGCAACGAAACCATCTCCATGCTGAAGACTACTTCGCTGGTCTCGGCCATCCCGGTGACGACCGAACTGACCTTTGTGGCCAGCACGAAGGGGCAGGCGCTGTTTGCTCCCATTCCGCTGCTGCTGGCGGCCGCCGCCTGGTACCTGGTGATCACCTCGCTCCTGATGGTGGTCCAGCACCGGATCGAGCGCTACTACGGCCGTGGCTTTGACTCTAGAACAAAGGCCGACAAGGCCTCCTCCCGTCAGGCGGCCATCAACTCGGCTCCCACTACTCGCGACGACCCGTTCTTGGATGTGACCCCATGA
- a CDS encoding amino acid ABC transporter ATP-binding protein: MVQVKDVHKLFGDLHVLKGVDLEVAPGEVCVVLGPSGSGKSTLLRCINELEKISAGRIYVDGELLGYREVTKGGKTTLHELPEKAISRQRSRIGMVFQRFNLFPHMTALENVMEAPVQVAKRPREEARARALELLDRVGLSDRPDHYPAQLSGGQQQRVAIARALAMDPELMLFDEPTSALDPELVGEVLAVMKELAASGMTMVVVTHEVGFAREVADEVVFMDEGVIVEQGAPAQVIDHPQHERTREFFSKVL, encoded by the coding sequence ATGGTGCAAGTTAAAGATGTCCACAAACTCTTCGGGGACCTGCACGTGCTCAAAGGGGTGGACCTCGAGGTCGCACCCGGCGAGGTGTGCGTGGTGCTCGGCCCGTCCGGCTCGGGCAAGTCAACCTTGCTGCGCTGTATCAACGAGCTGGAAAAGATTTCGGCGGGGCGAATCTACGTGGATGGGGAACTGCTCGGTTACCGCGAGGTGACCAAGGGTGGGAAAACCACGCTCCACGAACTGCCGGAAAAGGCTATTTCACGTCAGCGCTCGCGAATCGGGATGGTCTTTCAGCGTTTCAACCTGTTCCCGCACATGACTGCGCTGGAAAACGTGATGGAGGCGCCGGTGCAGGTGGCTAAGCGTCCGCGCGAAGAGGCTCGCGCCCGGGCGCTGGAACTGCTGGACCGCGTTGGTCTGTCCGACCGACCCGACCACTATCCGGCCCAGCTTTCCGGGGGCCAGCAGCAGCGGGTGGCGATTGCGCGGGCATTGGCGATGGACCCGGAACTGATGCTGTTTGACGAGCCGACTTCCGCCCTCGACCCGGAGTTGGTCGGCGAGGTGCTGGCCGTGATGAAGGAACTGGCCGCCTCGGGTATGACCATGGTGGTGGTGACCCACGAGGTCGGGTTTGCCCGCGAGGTGGCCGACGAGGTGGTGTTCATGGATGAGGGTGTGATTGTCGAGCAGGGGGCACCCGCTCAGGTGATCGACCACCCCCAGCACGAGCGCACCCGGGAGTTCTTCTCGAAAGTCCTCTGA
- a CDS encoding TetR/AcrR family transcriptional regulator, with translation MSKPRTRGPATAEAIQNAALDLSLARGYDNVTVEDICAEVGISQRTFFNHFPTKDHVILGRDRLEIDEPAARKFILSSGPLLIEAMSLITQNAPNLGHPRMNDRMKVIGSSSALLARQMQRVSAIEEELVEVISLRIGHQVPGATEQQVADQSRMVYHLLSGAMRFVSTCDSHADDIEQYLVHARKVLADVLELSTVQKDPAESA, from the coding sequence ATGAGCAAACCACGGACCCGCGGTCCGGCCACCGCCGAAGCGATCCAGAATGCTGCCCTCGACCTTTCCCTGGCCCGCGGCTACGACAACGTCACCGTGGAGGATATCTGCGCAGAAGTGGGGATTAGCCAGCGCACATTCTTCAACCACTTCCCCACCAAAGACCACGTAATTCTGGGCCGGGACCGCCTCGAAATTGACGAGCCTGCCGCCCGCAAGTTCATCCTTTCCTCCGGCCCCCTGCTGATTGAAGCAATGTCGCTTATCACTCAGAACGCGCCGAACCTTGGACACCCCCGAATGAACGACCGGATGAAGGTGATTGGCAGTTCCTCGGCGCTGCTGGCCCGACAAATGCAGCGGGTGAGCGCCATTGAGGAAGAGCTGGTCGAAGTCATCTCGCTGCGCATCGGCCATCAGGTGCCCGGCGCGACCGAGCAGCAGGTGGCCGACCAGTCACGAATGGTCTACCACCTGCTGTCCGGGGCAATGAGGTTTGTCTCCACCTGCGACAGCCACGCCGACGACATCGAACAGTATCTGGTCCACGCCCGGAAAGTGCTGGCCGACGTCCTGGAGCTGTCTACCGTCCAGAAGGATCCAGCCGAGTCGGCCTAA
- a CDS encoding MDR family MFS transporter has product MPTTTTEPILLTKKRVWVIFSALIAGMLLSSLDQTIVTTAMPTIVGQLGGVSSQMWVTTAYLLAMTIVMPIYGKLGDVLGRRRLFLFAIAIFTIGSLGCSFAQTFPQFVVLRAVQGLGGGGLMILSQAIIADIVPARERGKYMGPMGAIFGLSSVAGPLLGGYFVDHLTWHWAFYINIPVGIAAFFIGYFALTLPDKRAEKRIDYLGIILLSAATTCLIFFTEFAGNKEHGWDSAATWALAAGAVVAGSLFVWAESRAEDPIIPLHLFRNRIFLNTAAIGMTLGVAMFAAIGFMPTFLQMASGTTAANSGLLMIPTMVGMMGTSIISGLVVTRTGRYKLFPIVGVLIATLTLLVMTTLTAQTPIWLICTFLFFFGVGLGLVQQIVVLVAQNSVAPREVGTATSTNNYFREVGASLGTAVFGTIFTTRLAENLTHVFRQSGMDPTAATEASSTIDPAALSSLPGPVREGVVNAYAHALAPVFWYIIPFMLLALLLALFLKEVPLSRQAGLVARGEAVGGDEAEELARAEDLARVEEMAQHGTGRDSAGQPDGAEA; this is encoded by the coding sequence ATGCCAACCACCACAACCGAGCCAATTCTCCTGACGAAGAAGCGAGTCTGGGTGATCTTCTCCGCCCTGATCGCGGGGATGCTCCTCTCAAGTTTGGACCAGACCATCGTCACCACGGCCATGCCCACCATTGTGGGGCAGTTGGGTGGGGTCAGCAGCCAGATGTGGGTCACCACCGCGTACCTGCTGGCGATGACCATCGTGATGCCAATCTACGGCAAGCTGGGCGACGTGCTGGGACGCCGGCGCCTGTTCCTGTTCGCGATTGCCATCTTCACGATCGGCTCTCTCGGCTGTTCTTTTGCCCAAACCTTCCCCCAGTTTGTCGTGCTGCGGGCGGTCCAGGGCCTGGGCGGCGGTGGCCTGATGATCCTGTCCCAAGCCATCATCGCCGACATCGTGCCCGCTCGTGAGCGCGGCAAGTACATGGGTCCGATGGGGGCCATCTTCGGGCTGTCCTCCGTGGCCGGGCCGCTGCTGGGCGGCTACTTCGTCGACCACCTGACCTGGCACTGGGCCTTCTACATCAACATCCCGGTCGGCATCGCCGCGTTCTTCATCGGCTACTTCGCCCTGACCTTGCCGGACAAGCGCGCTGAGAAGCGGATCGACTACCTGGGCATCATCCTGCTGTCGGCCGCCACCACCTGCCTGATCTTCTTCACCGAGTTCGCCGGCAACAAGGAGCACGGCTGGGATTCGGCTGCCACCTGGGCGCTGGCCGCCGGAGCCGTCGTGGCCGGCTCGCTGTTCGTGTGGGCGGAGTCGCGGGCGGAAGACCCGATCATCCCGCTGCACCTGTTCCGCAACCGGATTTTCCTCAACACCGCCGCCATTGGGATGACCCTCGGAGTGGCTATGTTCGCCGCCATTGGCTTCATGCCCACCTTCCTGCAGATGGCTTCTGGGACCACGGCCGCCAACTCGGGCCTGCTGATGATTCCGACCATGGTCGGCATGATGGGGACCTCGATCATTTCCGGGCTGGTGGTGACCCGCACCGGGCGCTACAAGCTGTTCCCGATCGTGGGGGTCCTGATTGCGACCCTGACCCTGCTGGTGATGACCACCCTGACCGCGCAGACTCCGATCTGGCTGATCTGCACCTTCCTCTTCTTCTTCGGGGTCGGCCTCGGGCTGGTCCAGCAGATTGTGGTCCTGGTGGCCCAGAACTCGGTTGCCCCGCGCGAGGTGGGAACGGCCACCTCGACCAACAACTACTTCCGCGAGGTGGGCGCCTCCCTCGGAACCGCCGTCTTCGGCACCATCTTCACCACCCGCCTGGCCGAGAACCTGACCCACGTCTTCCGCCAGTCGGGGATGGATCCCACCGCGGCCACCGAGGCCAGCTCCACCATTGACCCGGCCGCCCTGTCCAGTCTGCCGGGCCCGGTCCGCGAGGGCGTCGTCAACGCCTATGCACACGCGCTGGCCCCCGTGTTCTGGTACATCATCCCGTTCATGCTGCTGGCACTGCTGCTGGCCCTGTTCCTGAAGGAGGTGCCGCTCAGCCGCCAGGCCGGCCTGGTTGCGCGCGGGGAAGCCGTCGGCGGGGACGAGGCGGAGGAACTGGCGCGGGCCGAGGACTTGGCCCGGGTAGAGGAAATGGCTCAGCACGGGACCGGTCGCGACAGCGCGGGACAACCGGACGGGGCCGAGGCCTAG
- a CDS encoding DsbA family protein, whose amino-acid sequence MGQKSSKRTEDSVQAKAKAMREAQAKADRRTRNMIIAAVSIIVVAIIAALVFVVTNEGSKNPSPSNEAIPTQFENGEPIVVSHLGVGVRDENLPDLEEYFSYTCSWCAYLDSAVGEKFAEAAKNGEFNYILQPVNTAYMPFQGPATFASLQVAANAPDQFLAFHQALTDYFYGQLQAQDQSVIGNADSSQAQVVTLAQQVGVPEDVINQFGGTAEAYLEKTTKAWTEADVQGREGSLGTPELVFDGSKVAWQQGTPDEIWAGILESLKALGFTPAN is encoded by the coding sequence GTGGGGCAGAAGAGCTCGAAGCGCACCGAGGATTCAGTGCAGGCAAAGGCCAAAGCCATGCGGGAGGCCCAGGCCAAAGCGGACCGGCGCACTCGCAATATGATTATCGCGGCGGTCAGCATCATTGTGGTGGCAATTATTGCGGCCCTGGTGTTCGTCGTGACCAACGAGGGGTCGAAAAACCCGAGCCCCTCCAACGAGGCGATTCCGACTCAGTTCGAAAATGGCGAGCCGATCGTCGTTTCCCACCTGGGGGTCGGGGTGCGGGATGAGAACCTGCCCGACCTGGAAGAGTACTTCTCTTACACCTGCAGCTGGTGCGCCTACCTGGACTCGGCCGTGGGTGAGAAATTCGCGGAAGCCGCTAAGAATGGCGAGTTCAACTACATCTTGCAGCCGGTGAACACCGCCTACATGCCGTTCCAAGGACCGGCAACTTTTGCCTCCCTGCAGGTGGCGGCCAATGCTCCCGACCAGTTCCTGGCCTTCCACCAGGCGCTGACCGACTACTTCTACGGGCAGTTGCAGGCGCAGGACCAGAGCGTGATCGGCAATGCGGACTCCTCGCAGGCGCAGGTCGTGACCCTGGCGCAGCAGGTTGGCGTTCCGGAGGACGTGATCAACCAGTTCGGCGGGACGGCCGAAGCCTACCTGGAGAAGACCACCAAGGCTTGGACCGAGGCCGACGTGCAGGGCCGCGAGGGTTCCCTTGGGACGCCCGAGCTGGTCTTCGACGGCTCCAAGGTGGCCTGGCAGCAGGGCACCCCGGACGAGATCTGGGCCGGGATCCTGGAATCCCTGAAAGCGCTGGGATTCACCCCCGCCAACTAG
- a CDS encoding serine/threonine-protein kinase gives MFEDSAPQSVGGYRLQRRLGAGGSGTVWLAEDEANTPVALKLLHPTVAATEEGRHRLIREARLVNQIPGTGIARVLDYEADDLTPFIVTEFIEGETLAQVVAEQPLSLAEAAYLAELLRDLLGRVHSAGIAHRDLKPSNIIISDHGPVLIDFGIAQGDADDRLTQTGLVTGTPGFVSPELMAGGSHIPFEQWQAGDWWAWSALLLSSLTGQPPFGTGAPEVIAHRMYQGQPELSLLPPDLQPHFRLALAVNPKFRPEPIKLVHALEQAQQAGPTSAPVDPTAALLSPTGAPDPTLLAPYPSPQPPPGPIPEPILPYPGPGNASSTPWPPAQPGGTPWEPSVASFAPVVPPEPKPIPGHSPIQATAILMWLALLPTYFGTSGFALVIFMLALLAIGGEVRVWIDRRLLAGGRATGTSKFLYFPRHTVMGMLQLIPGLALGMLAGLVGLMIASGSVSDGISNLTSWVASLEPDTVNPVATWALALLVLAVTYLTPSSAPLRWGLRYVVHSAVPNRWYRELLGLALIALAVGLVALLMNAS, from the coding sequence ATGTTTGAAGACTCAGCCCCCCAGTCGGTGGGTGGATACCGCCTCCAGCGCCGCCTCGGCGCGGGTGGTTCCGGCACCGTTTGGCTGGCTGAGGACGAGGCGAACACCCCGGTGGCACTGAAGCTTCTGCACCCAACCGTGGCCGCCACCGAGGAGGGACGCCACCGCCTCATTCGCGAGGCCCGCCTCGTCAACCAGATTCCCGGCACCGGCATTGCCCGGGTCCTGGATTACGAGGCGGACGACCTGACCCCCTTCATTGTGACGGAATTCATCGAGGGTGAGACCCTGGCGCAGGTGGTCGCCGAGCAGCCACTGAGCCTGGCTGAAGCCGCCTACCTGGCCGAGTTACTGCGGGACCTGCTGGGGCGGGTGCACTCTGCCGGGATCGCGCACCGGGACCTGAAGCCGTCCAACATCATCATCTCGGACCACGGTCCGGTGCTGATCGATTTCGGCATCGCTCAGGGGGACGCTGACGACCGGTTGACCCAGACCGGCCTGGTCACCGGCACCCCGGGGTTCGTCAGCCCGGAACTGATGGCCGGCGGCTCCCACATTCCGTTCGAGCAGTGGCAAGCCGGCGACTGGTGGGCCTGGAGCGCCCTGCTGCTGAGCTCCCTGACCGGGCAGCCTCCCTTTGGGACCGGCGCACCCGAGGTGATCGCCCATCGGATGTACCAGGGACAGCCCGAGTTGAGCCTCCTTCCCCCGGATCTGCAGCCGCATTTCCGACTGGCGCTGGCGGTCAACCCGAAGTTCCGCCCGGAGCCGATCAAACTGGTTCACGCGCTCGAACAGGCCCAGCAGGCCGGCCCCACCTCGGCTCCAGTGGACCCAACCGCCGCCCTGCTCTCACCAACCGGGGCACCCGACCCGACCCTCCTCGCTCCCTACCCGTCCCCCCAGCCGCCCCCCGGGCCGATACCGGAGCCGATCCTGCCCTATCCGGGCCCCGGCAACGCCTCGTCCACCCCGTGGCCGCCGGCCCAGCCGGGTGGGACCCCGTGGGAGCCAAGCGTCGCCTCCTTCGCACCGGTTGTCCCGCCCGAGCCGAAGCCAATTCCGGGCCACAGTCCGATTCAGGCGACCGCCATCCTCATGTGGCTGGCCCTGCTACCCACCTACTTCGGGACGAGCGGCTTCGCGCTGGTCATTTTTATGCTGGCCCTGCTGGCGATTGGCGGCGAGGTTCGCGTTTGGATTGACCGGCGCCTGCTGGCCGGTGGACGAGCGACCGGCACGTCCAAGTTCCTTTACTTTCCGCGCCACACGGTGATGGGCATGCTGCAGTTGATCCCGGGGCTGGCCCTAGGCATGCTGGCCGGCCTGGTCGGGCTGATGATCGCCAGCGGCTCGGTGTCCGACGGGATCAGCAACCTGACCTCCTGGGTCGCCAGCCTGGAGCCTGACACGGTCAACCCGGTGGCCACCTGGGCGCTCGCGCTGCTGGTGCTGGCAGTTACCTACCTGACCCCCAGTTCGGCTCCCCTCCGGTGGGGCCTCCGCTACGTCGTTCACAGCGCGGTTCCCAACCGCTGGTACCGGGAACTGCTCGGACTGGCGCTGATTGCGCTGGCCGTGGGCCTGGTGGCGCTGCTGATGAACGCCTCCTAG